A stretch of Ligilactobacillus faecis DNA encodes these proteins:
- a CDS encoding DNA replication initiation control protein YabA, translating into MDKRELYDNFENIEEMSRQMQVRLTDVKAEMTRIIEKNAELEIENQHLRELLRELEQKKHKEEAGIEAGLSKSRKNLEKLYEEGFHVCNVDNMYGSRRINDEPCVFCQDVIYGERN; encoded by the coding sequence ATGGATAAACGTGAATTATATGATAATTTTGAAAATATCGAAGAGATGTCACGCCAGATGCAAGTCAGGCTTACAGACGTCAAAGCAGAGATGACAAGGATCATCGAAAAGAACGCTGAACTCGAGATCGAAAATCAACATTTACGTGAACTTTTGCGTGAATTAGAACAAAAAAAGCATAAAGAAGAAGCAGGGATCGAAGCGGGTCTTTCTAAGTCACGAAAAAATTTAGAAAAACTCTACGAAGAAGGTTTCCATGTCTGCAATGTCGATAATATGTACGGATCTCGCCGGATCAATGATGAACCGTGTGTTTTTTGTCAAGATGTGATCTATGGAGAAAGAAATTAA
- the rsmI gene encoding 16S rRNA (cytidine(1402)-2'-O)-methyltransferase, giving the protein MTIERKSSFRERSALGTLYLVPTPIGNLSDMTFRALEVLQAVDLICAEDTRNTKRLLNHFEITTPQISFHEHNTKERIPVLLEKLRAGENLAQVSDAGMPSISDPGHELVSACIASGVTVVPLPGANAALTALIASGLVPQPFMFYGFLARKKSTRTEELLKLNEQEVTLIFYEAPHRLLKTLEAMAEVFGSERKITLGRELTKKYEEFLRGTLAEAIEWAKAGEIKGEFVLVVQGNPAPKKECDPEVGLPLKEQVENLITQEGLRPNAAIKEIAKKNGLKKQLVYNEYHQIEHGSE; this is encoded by the coding sequence ATGACGATCGAAAGAAAGAGTAGTTTTAGAGAAAGATCTGCACTGGGAACGTTATATTTAGTACCAACGCCGATCGGAAATTTGAGTGATATGACTTTTCGGGCGCTTGAAGTTTTACAAGCTGTAGACTTGATCTGTGCTGAAGATACAAGAAATACGAAGCGGCTATTGAATCATTTTGAGATCACGACGCCCCAGATCAGTTTTCATGAACACAATACAAAAGAGCGGATCCCAGTTTTATTAGAGAAATTAAGAGCAGGAGAGAATTTAGCGCAAGTTAGTGATGCTGGAATGCCTTCGATCAGTGATCCTGGACATGAGCTAGTCTCAGCTTGCATCGCTTCAGGGGTCACAGTTGTGCCTTTGCCGGGAGCTAATGCGGCTCTAACGGCTTTGATCGCTTCTGGACTTGTACCACAACCATTTATGTTTTATGGTTTTTTAGCGCGAAAAAAGAGTACGCGGACAGAAGAATTATTAAAGTTAAATGAACAAGAAGTGACCTTGATCTTTTACGAAGCGCCTCATCGTTTGCTAAAAACACTAGAAGCTATGGCAGAAGTTTTTGGAAGTGAACGTAAAATAACGTTAGGGCGTGAGTTGACTAAAAAATACGAAGAATTTTTGCGCGGAACGTTAGCAGAAGCTATCGAATGGGCCAAAGCAGGAGAGATCAAAGGGGAGTTTGTATTAGTCGTCCAAGGAAACCCAGCTCCTAAAAAGGAGTGTGATCCAGAAGTGGGATTGCCTTTGAAAGAGCAAGTCGAAAACTTGATCACACAAGAAGGGTTACGGCCAAATGCTGCGATCAAAGAGATCGCTAAGAAAAATGGGCTCAAAAAACAACTTGTCTACAATGAATATCATCAGATCGAGCATGGAAGTGAGTAA
- a CDS encoding acyl-[acyl-carrier-protein] thioesterase codes for MTDNKYQEKHRIVYYETDVTGRVGLGQLVDLLMLASYDHSKAENISEEWVNEQGYGWVITQHLLEIKRLPKKDEVITLETQATSYNRYFCYRDFFVYDKQGELLAKMHTAFVLMDLTTRKIARIEARFVAPYGVVESRKLERLAAPEKLIKVDAKKNYRVRYWDIDTNQHVNNVHYFEWMLDALPKEFLMTHEPCAVNIKYEHELHYGDESTSLVQVDEKNKVTLHEIKNGATLSCSAQIKWRTYEA; via the coding sequence ATGACAGATAATAAGTATCAAGAAAAACATCGCATTGTCTACTATGAAACAGATGTAACTGGTCGAGTTGGTCTAGGACAGTTAGTTGATCTGCTCATGCTAGCTTCGTATGACCATAGTAAAGCAGAAAATATCTCAGAAGAGTGGGTAAATGAGCAAGGTTATGGTTGGGTCATCACCCAGCATCTCTTAGAGATCAAACGCTTACCTAAAAAAGATGAAGTGATCACTTTGGAAACGCAAGCGACGAGCTATAATCGGTATTTTTGTTACCGTGACTTTTTTGTGTATGACAAACAAGGTGAACTTTTAGCTAAGATGCATACGGCTTTTGTCTTGATGGATCTAACAACGCGCAAGATCGCACGGATCGAAGCACGTTTTGTTGCGCCTTATGGTGTTGTAGAATCACGCAAGTTAGAACGGTTAGCTGCACCAGAAAAACTAATTAAAGTCGATGCTAAGAAAAATTATCGTGTTCGCTATTGGGATATCGATACGAACCAGCATGTCAATAATGTGCATTATTTTGAGTGGATGCTCGATGCTTTGCCAAAAGAATTTTTAATGACGCATGAACCATGTGCCGTTAATATCAAGTATGAACACGAATTGCATTACGGTGATGAAAGTACGAGCCTTGTCCAAGTAGACGAAAAAAATAAAGTAACGTTACATGAGATCAAAAATGGCGCGACACTTAGTTGTAGTGCTCAGATCAAATGGCGTACTTACGAAGCCTAG
- a CDS encoding asparaginase translates to MVKKILVLHTGGTIAMSEDENGAVAPGAENPLNQFKNPFGSEYELLIENIFNIPSPHMGPAEMLQLKKRIMEAYEKDQIDGVVITHGTDTLEETAYFLDLTVPLKIPIVLTGAMRSANEIGSDGLYNFKTAILTAASPEARGMGVLVVMNDEIHTARYVTKTHTTNVATFRTPTFGPIGLILRDEVRFFEKLLHHVSLPIDQVVDHVYLFKAYAGMDPELLEMAATSKTNGVVIEALGAGNLPPRVLSALEKLLALNIPVVLVSRSFNGIAQEVYAYPGGGVQLKQMGVTFCHGLNGQKARIKLLVGLSAGLSGKELATFVSEAIS, encoded by the coding sequence ATGGTCAAAAAAATCCTCGTCTTACACACAGGTGGAACGATCGCAATGTCAGAAGACGAAAATGGAGCCGTTGCTCCTGGTGCGGAAAATCCACTTAATCAGTTCAAAAATCCTTTTGGATCAGAATATGAACTTTTGATCGAAAATATCTTCAATATCCCGTCACCACATATGGGACCTGCTGAGATGCTCCAACTAAAAAAAAGGATCATGGAAGCTTATGAAAAAGACCAGATCGATGGCGTCGTGATCACACATGGGACGGATACGTTAGAAGAAACTGCATATTTTCTCGATCTGACTGTTCCCTTGAAGATCCCTATCGTGCTCACAGGCGCGATGCGCTCTGCCAATGAGATCGGCTCAGATGGACTGTATAATTTCAAAACGGCGATCTTGACAGCAGCTAGCCCAGAAGCACGTGGCATGGGCGTTTTAGTTGTAATGAACGATGAGATCCACACGGCTCGTTACGTGACAAAGACCCATACGACTAACGTAGCTACGTTTAGAACGCCTACTTTTGGACCGATCGGATTGATCTTACGCGACGAAGTGCGCTTCTTTGAAAAATTGCTCCACCACGTCAGTTTACCGATCGATCAAGTCGTTGATCACGTCTACCTTTTCAAAGCTTATGCCGGCATGGATCCTGAGCTTTTAGAGATGGCGGCGACTTCCAAAACAAACGGCGTTGTGATCGAAGCTCTAGGTGCAGGTAATCTGCCTCCCCGAGTCTTATCTGCCCTTGAAAAATTACTCGCATTGAATATCCCGGTTGTGCTCGTTTCCCGTAGTTTTAACGGGATCGCGCAAGAAGTTTATGCATATCCAGGTGGGGGCGTCCAGTTAAAGCAAATGGGGGTCACTTTCTGTCACGGTTTGAACGGACAAAAAGCGCGGATCAAACTTTTAGTTGGTCTAAGCGCTGGACTTTCTGGCAAAGAACTCGCAACTTTTGTCTCTGAAGCTATCTCTTAA
- the tsaB gene encoding tRNA (adenosine(37)-N6)-threonylcarbamoyltransferase complex dimerization subunit type 1 TsaB, giving the protein MKILALDTSDRPLSVAVLEDEQLLAETTLVLAKKHSQTLTPVIAESLQKAGLRPKDLERIVVSDGPGSYTGLRIGVTAAKVLAATLEIDLVGVSSLELLAANCLAQTDKVLVPIFDARRENVFAGAYRVKNGKLENILPDQHLSLVQLAEFLKGRDALLIGEGAKNYQAQFKELLAGEKYAYTAPNDDLPSGYLLGLLGQQKQPSQVDTFVPRYLRLTQAEVQWMEKHPGKDAHGTYVEKI; this is encoded by the coding sequence ATGAAAATACTAGCGCTAGATACTTCAGACCGCCCGTTGAGTGTGGCAGTTTTAGAAGATGAGCAGCTTCTAGCAGAAACGACTCTTGTTTTAGCTAAAAAACATAGTCAAACTTTGACCCCTGTTATCGCCGAATCATTACAAAAAGCCGGTCTTAGACCAAAAGATCTTGAACGGATCGTTGTTTCTGATGGACCTGGATCATATACAGGGCTTCGGATCGGGGTGACAGCAGCTAAAGTTTTAGCTGCAACTTTAGAGATCGACCTTGTTGGTGTCTCGAGTTTAGAATTGTTAGCGGCTAATTGTTTAGCGCAAACAGATAAAGTATTAGTTCCGATCTTTGATGCGCGCCGGGAAAATGTTTTTGCTGGCGCTTATCGCGTTAAAAATGGAAAATTAGAAAATATCTTACCCGATCAGCATCTATCATTAGTTCAACTGGCAGAATTTTTAAAAGGACGCGATGCGTTATTGATCGGTGAAGGTGCTAAAAACTATCAAGCGCAGTTCAAAGAACTTTTGGCAGGCGAAAAATACGCGTATACAGCCCCAAATGACGATCTTCCAAGTGGTTATCTTCTCGGTCTTTTAGGACAACAAAAACAGCCAAGTCAAGTGGATACTTTTGTGCCACGTTATCTACGTTTGACCCAAGCTGAAGTACAGTGGATGGAAAAACATCCTGGGAAGGACGCTCATGGAACTTACGTTGAAAAAATTTAA
- a CDS encoding GNAT family N-acetyltransferase, protein MELTLKKFKEHLKTLLQKPTPKPNLDFGCQNVTIAGKNYLMCRAVVPDIQEILRIKRAVYHGEVPHNFSELEEQIKDKQHGLYIVVRYEDQMVAFAGCDMAYAKNEAHITKIAVLPKYQQQGLGSMMLQTLIKEAKAYGCKKISVDVKKSNLKIQKLYQEKGFRPVPRTKACPLADGVKLEYNILPIKLTKRVGRNGKKKKFDPSL, encoded by the coding sequence ATGGAACTTACGTTGAAAAAATTTAAAGAGCATTTAAAGACGCTCTTGCAAAAGCCTACTCCTAAACCAAATCTTGATTTTGGATGTCAAAATGTCACGATCGCAGGAAAGAACTATTTGATGTGTCGCGCAGTCGTTCCCGATATCCAAGAGATCTTACGCATCAAACGAGCAGTTTATCATGGCGAAGTGCCACATAATTTTTCTGAATTAGAAGAGCAGATCAAAGATAAGCAACATGGACTCTATATCGTGGTGCGTTATGAAGATCAGATGGTCGCTTTTGCAGGCTGTGATATGGCCTATGCTAAGAATGAAGCGCATATCACTAAGATCGCGGTATTACCTAAATACCAACAACAAGGTCTTGGTTCGATGATGCTTCAAACTTTGATCAAAGAAGCTAAAGCTTACGGATGTAAAAAGATCAGTGTCGATGTCAAAAAGAGCAATCTTAAGATCCAAAAGCTCTACCAAGAAAAGGGATTTCGCCCAGTACCGCGGACTAAAGCTTGTCCGTTAGCAGACGGAGTGAAATTAGAATATAATATCTTACCGATAAAATTAACAAAGAGAGTGGGACGAAATGGAAAGAAAAAGAAATTTGATCCTAGCCTTTGA
- the tsaD gene encoding tRNA (adenosine(37)-N6)-threonylcarbamoyltransferase complex transferase subunit TsaD: MERKRNLILAFESSCDETSVAVIEDGHKILSNIVATQIKSHERFGGVVPEVASRHHIEQITFCIKDALKEAEVTYADLTAVAVTYGPGLVGSLLVGVTAAKMVAFAHGLPLIPVNHMAGHIYAARFAGELRFPALALLVSGGHTELVYLAGPNDFAIIGETRDDAAGEAYDKVGRVLGLTYPAGKEIDALAHEGQDTFGFPRAMENDDNYDFSFSGLKSAFINTVHHADQVGEVLDKKDLAASFQQSVVDVLAEKTVKALKNYPVKQLILAGGVAANQGLRARLDQELKNFAKVELLKAPLKYCGDNAAMIGAAGYAAYQAGVVADLALNADPSLEFDWLEEQEN, from the coding sequence ATGGAAAGAAAAAGAAATTTGATCCTAGCCTTTGAATCGAGTTGTGATGAGACAAGCGTTGCTGTCATCGAGGATGGACATAAGATCTTGTCAAATATCGTGGCGACCCAGATCAAAAGTCACGAGCGTTTTGGTGGAGTCGTGCCAGAAGTGGCTAGCCGCCACCATATCGAACAGATCACATTTTGTATCAAAGATGCCTTAAAAGAAGCAGAGGTGACTTATGCTGATCTAACAGCTGTCGCAGTGACTTATGGTCCAGGCTTAGTTGGATCTTTGTTAGTCGGAGTTACCGCAGCTAAGATGGTCGCTTTTGCCCATGGGCTACCGTTGATCCCTGTCAACCACATGGCGGGTCATATCTATGCAGCGCGTTTTGCCGGTGAATTACGCTTTCCGGCTTTAGCGCTTCTCGTGTCAGGGGGACATACTGAATTAGTTTATTTAGCAGGGCCTAATGATTTTGCGATCATCGGCGAGACTCGCGACGATGCTGCTGGTGAAGCGTATGATAAAGTCGGGCGAGTCTTAGGTTTGACTTATCCAGCCGGAAAAGAGATCGATGCCTTAGCCCATGAAGGGCAAGATACGTTTGGTTTTCCCCGTGCTATGGAAAACGACGACAATTATGATTTTAGCTTTAGTGGCTTAAAAAGTGCTTTTATCAATACAGTCCACCATGCAGACCAAGTCGGCGAAGTTTTAGATAAAAAAGATCTCGCCGCTAGTTTTCAGCAAAGTGTCGTTGATGTTTTAGCTGAAAAAACGGTGAAAGCTTTGAAAAATTACCCTGTCAAACAGCTGATCTTAGCTGGTGGGGTCGCAGCCAACCAAGGACTAAGAGCACGGCTCGACCAAGAACTAAAAAACTTTGCAAAAGTCGAACTTTTAAAAGCACCGCTCAAATATTGTGGTGATAATGCTGCTATGATCGGAGCGGCAGGTTATGCCGCTTATCAAGCTGGCGTTGTGGCTGATCTCGCTCTAAATGCTGATCCCAGCCTAGAATTTGACTGGCTAGAAGAACAAGAAAACTAA
- a CDS encoding ISL3 family transposase — protein MSHNDCILKLLNIKDPNLKVIDVIDNLNNGTEKLVLIKAVLSYPISRCRNCGFATVNKNGFAKAHVRLPSLNGIRYEMILHKQRYQCKNCRTTFGATSELTKPNQTLSRKLKNQIMLLAREGLNGELIARICHCSASSVRRTIVERIKPQYRVPVLPKNLCFDEFRSIKNTTSFICCDAQTHKLVVKLPDRLSSTIINYFENRYSKFERDQVESVVIDLNAQYQRFIRRLFPNAKIIIDRFHIVQLAGRALDSCRIALTRSLNKHSREYKILKSQWRLFHKKSDEIDPKNVVYLRGINEYMTQQNAIDLIINKFSEFKIVYQTYQDITLALKNKDITTLNEVLDSYERTNTEMDTTIRTFRKNRSYLINSVTSKYSNGPLEGINRKIKLLKRSCYGFANQQFFFLRIDCIFA, from the coding sequence ATGTCCCATAACGATTGTATACTAAAACTTCTAAATATTAAAGACCCTAATCTCAAAGTTATTGATGTTATCGATAATTTAAATAATGGCACAGAGAAATTAGTTTTGATCAAAGCTGTACTATCTTATCCTATCAGCCGTTGTCGAAATTGTGGCTTTGCCACTGTTAATAAAAATGGTTTCGCTAAAGCTCACGTACGTTTACCAAGTTTAAACGGTATACGTTATGAAATGATCCTTCATAAACAACGCTATCAATGTAAAAATTGTCGCACAACTTTCGGTGCGACCTCTGAATTGACTAAGCCTAATCAAACTCTTTCTCGTAAACTAAAAAATCAGATCATGTTATTAGCTAGGGAAGGTTTGAACGGTGAACTTATCGCTCGCATCTGTCATTGCTCTGCTAGTAGTGTTCGAAGAACTATTGTCGAACGGATCAAACCTCAATATCGAGTACCTGTTTTGCCCAAGAATCTTTGTTTTGATGAATTTCGTTCGATTAAAAATACAACTTCTTTTATCTGTTGTGATGCACAAACTCATAAGTTAGTTGTTAAACTCCCAGATAGACTATCTTCTACCATTATCAATTATTTTGAAAATCGTTACTCAAAGTTTGAACGTGATCAAGTGGAATCAGTCGTCATTGATTTAAACGCTCAATACCAGCGCTTCATTCGCCGACTTTTCCCGAATGCCAAGATTATTATTGATCGGTTTCATATAGTTCAGCTAGCCGGACGTGCTTTAGACAGTTGTCGAATCGCTCTCACTAGATCACTCAATAAGCATAGTCGAGAATACAAGATTCTCAAATCACAGTGGCGTTTATTCCATAAGAAATCTGATGAGATCGACCCTAAAAATGTTGTCTATCTTAGGGGAATCAATGAATATATGACTCAACAGAATGCGATCGACTTGATCATCAATAAATTTTCTGAATTCAAAATAGTTTATCAGACTTACCAAGATATTACCTTAGCTTTGAAGAATAAAGACATTACTACTTTGAATGAGGTTCTCGATAGTTATGAGCGCACCAATACAGAGATGGATACGACTATTCGTACTTTCCGTAAAAATCGCAGCTATCTAATAAATAGCGTAACTTCAAAATATTCCAATGGTCCTTTGGAGGGTATCAATCGAAAGATCAAACTCTTAAAACGAAGTTGTTACGGTTTTGCTAATCAACAATTTTTCTTTTTACGAATTGATTGTATATTTGCGTAA